A segment of the Babylonia areolata isolate BAREFJ2019XMU chromosome 7, ASM4173473v1, whole genome shotgun sequence genome:
AACAGTAATAGTTGAATTCCAATTGGCAAATGATACAGTTTATTGTTTCTCTTAACAGGTAGCCATCAGCTTGATGCTTTTACAATTCATCATTGATACTACTTGTTCTAGTGATGATTCCATTTTAGGGAATTTTATCATATATAAGCACTATGATattgccgatttttttttctttttcacatttcCTGAACATACTTTTGTCTTTAAAAGGTACATATcaagacagcaaaaacaaaaacaaaacgcacacacacaaaaaacacacacttttttttctctttttgttagaTCTTGATTGACTGTTAAATCACTGTTGTGTAaatctttttatctttatttttcatttcacaatAACAGATCTTGAAAATGAAGATGCATATTGTTGAATAATGTAACTGTGCACTAATCTCTGTTTTATTGTGTCCCTCTGAAGTACAGCACTTTATTCTACATGACCTGTTTCAGATTGAAGCTGGCCAGTTGTGTGCCTTCCTCATTCACAACAACTCCTCTGTCAGTGCCTGTGGAAGGGGAGCTATGGACGGATGGGGCTGGGTGATTCCAACAACCAGCCATTCCCCATGAAGCTGGTGTTGGAACCAAAGCATGGGATCAAGAAAATCTCCTCCTCCAAAGGCTCAGACGGACACACTCTGGCTCTGTCGGTGGATGGAATATGTAATAACATATTAAATTTAGGTGAGTTTTTGATGTTACGTTCTATAAAGTTGATATATGTTTGATAATAAGATTAAGGACTTTCAGTGTTTCTGTTTGAAGTCAAAGTGACAATGTTTCCATCTTCATAGAAGTTGCATG
Coding sequences within it:
- the LOC143284076 gene encoding putative E3 ubiquitin-protein ligase HERC1, yielding MGLGDSNNQPFPMKLVLEPKHGIKKISSSKGSDGHTLALSVDGICNNILNLGIRLGKRILLGVWLEFCDGVCCSLHTPH